The region CAGCTCGTGGGCGATGGCGAGAGCGATAGCCGTCTTGCCCGTGCCCGGTGgcccggccagcagcaacgcccGTCCGGACATTTTCTTCGACTTGATCAGATCCACCACGACTCCGGCCGCTTCGCGTGCATCCTTCTGTCCCACCAAACCGGCCGCCATCTGGAGCGGGGCTCCGTTCTCGTCCAATCCCAGGCCCTTCACATGGCTGTGCGCGGCGATGCGTTGAGTTTTCACCGTACTCTTCACTTCCTCGATCTTcatgtttcggttttcgctGGGAAATTCACGGAAAATACGGAATCAAGGGTAACTTTTCCAAAAAGCGTGGTGCTGCCGTTTGCTTTCCGCGCTTGTTTATTGCCGGTAAACAACACCTTTGACGTTTCCATGGCGTGGACTTGCCATGCGTTTATAGCCTTGCCtcgaatcaattaaaaaaatattcaggCACGAAAAGCCGTTTTGTGCCGACGATCCACACTATGAAAATCGCATGTTTCTTTACCAATTTTCAAAAACTGGTTTTTCACTGCCTTTTTAGTTTTTCATTAGCCCGATTAGTATTATTTCGATATAGCGTTTATTTCTTCCACCAATAAATTTTAAGTTTTGGCTTTAACAATCCCTATTAGCTATTTACAGTTTCGCCTGAGAAAGAACTTCAAATGTAAATCCATTTTTACACAGCTCTTCGATCAGGCTCGTCTTGGCAAAGGCAGCTCCCGGAGTTAGATAGCCTCCCCTGCGAAACGAAACGTATGGTTATTATCAGACGCATTCAATGATACGGCAAATACCTACTCTCCCGGCATACGGTCCCCTTCCAATAGAATGGTCCGGGCACATAAAATCAGCGAAACACATGTTGCACCGTAACCCGGGTTAGTTCCGGTGACCTTCGTACGAATCACCTTGTTCGGCGGACCGGTATACTTGTCCGTTGGGCTGGCCAGCTTTTCCGCCCATCCCTTTCCTTCAAAGTATAGTGCAAACTCAATATTGTTCATCGCCTCGTCGCTGGGGCCCTCGTGCGACACCATGCCTAGCGAGAAAAGTTTCGGATAGTTCAGCAACAGCTGTTTGCCGAAGTTGGTCTTGACCATCAACCAAAATATGGCCCCAACAAAGGATACCGCCAACACTTCCGATAGTCCTCTAAAAAGAGAGCGAATTAAATTACATCTGGACATTTATGATAAAGGACATGATAAGCATACCCGAATGATATGTAAGCTCGCATCTGCAAGGGacgtttgttttccgtttcgtagAAAAATCTCTGCGTACGAGCCACACAGGACCGGTCAGCTCCCTGGAATGGCAGGGACCACTTGTTCCCATTGTCTGACCGATGAATGGTCGGTCGTTCCTGTAGTTTCGGTTTAACGTCGGGAAGCTTCTTCGCAAACAGCTGCCGGCGTATCGCTCCCATCTCGTTCACGTTTGCCATTGCATGCACTGCGGACGCCCAAGTGCCATAATGAATGCCGCCCATTTCACGACGACCCTTCTGTTTCGAGAAAATGTAGCTCTCCACCGAATTTACCACGCCGTCGAATTGCTGCTCCAAAAACACGGTTCCCATGTCGGCCGGAATACTGTCGAATCCACAGGCCGATATCATGTAAATTCCCTTCTCCTTAGCTGCCTCGTGGTACTTGAGCTGCATTCCCTCCAGGAACTGTGGTTCACCGCTCACATCAACGTGATGGGTACGGGCCTCCAGACATGCCTTCAGTACCGGCTCTCCAAAAAGCCGGTAGGGACCGCAACAGTTCACAACCACACGACAATCACGTGCCATGTTGACCAGCGAATCCTGGTTATTTACGTCCGCCAGGACGATCGGCACGTTCGAGAGATCCGTCTTAGCCTTTTCTCCCACTTCCTTCAGCACTTCTTGCAGCTTATTTTGGCTTCGTCCGGCGATTCCCCATCTCATGTTGCCCAACAGCTTTATGCTCTCCAGCACCGTGTACTTTCCGGTGAAGCCGCTCGCGCCGAAAATAACAACATCCAGCTTCCGTGCAAGATTCATGGCTGAAAGATGGAACATTCATTAAATTACTGAATTGAAGCATAAATTTGTTGAAGAAACCTGCACTAGAAACCCGATTGTTAGGAGCTGGTCAGCTGTGCAGGAAGCACCAGCTACGAACCAGTCGTCACAGCGAAATCATGTAAACAGCATAAATCTCTTATCACTTTCGTCCGGTTTTCATTTGAGACTCACACTTACCTGCACGATTAGGATGTTCTACAGTTCAGGTATCCACTTAAAACACGAAATGTTACTTCGTTTAAGCTACAGTCGGTAGAAAAAATGCTTCAGCATTAGCGGCATCGAGCATAAACGTGCCGAGTGCCAAATTTACTCTGTCATCAACTCAGCTGCTCTTCTTGTAATCGGCTCCCACTCCGCCTGTCGAGATAACGGGGACTTTTGGGTCCAAAAGATCACCAGGCGGTTATACACCTGCGCAAACATCTGAGGAAAAATAAAGAATTGAATACATAAATTACTTTACACGAACACACGTAC is a window of Anopheles aquasalis chromosome 2, idAnoAquaMG_Q_19, whole genome shotgun sequence DNA encoding:
- the LOC126580878 gene encoding saccharopine dehydrogenase-like oxidoreductase; this translates as MNLARKLDVVIFGASGFTGKYTVLESIKLLGNMRWGIAGRSQNKLQEVLKEVGEKAKTDLSNVPIVLADVNNQDSLVNMARDCRVVVNCCGPYRLFGEPVLKACLEARTHHVDVSGEPQFLEGMQLKYHEAAKEKGIYMISACGFDSIPADMGTVFLEQQFDGVVNSVESYIFSKQKGRREMGGIHYGTWASAVHAMANVNEMGAIRRQLFAKKLPDVKPKLQERPTIHRSDNGNKWSLPFQGADRSCVARTQRFFYETENKRPLQMRAYISFGGLSEVLAVSFVGAIFWLMVKTNFGKQLLLNYPKLFSLGMVSHEGPSDEAMNNIEFALYFEGKGWAEKLASPTDKYTGPPNKVIRTKVTGTNPGYGATCVSLILCARTILLEGDRMPGEGGYLTPGAAFAKTSLIEELCKNGFTFEVLSQAKL